One segment of Eretmochelys imbricata isolate rEreImb1 chromosome 5, rEreImb1.hap1, whole genome shotgun sequence DNA contains the following:
- the LOC144264737 gene encoding uncharacterized protein LOC144264737, whose product MLLLLALLPLPLLPPLLLCLILLLLLLHDGCFLRLSRHQPQTLKVRSQPFALGYWFT is encoded by the coding sequence ATGCTGTTGCTCCTGGCACTGTTACCTCTGCCGCTGCTGCCACCGTTGCTGCTGTGCCTCATTTTGCTTTTGCTTCTGCTGCATGACGGTTGTTTTCTTCGTCTCAGCAGACACCAGCCTCAGACGCTCAAGGTGAGGAGCCAGCCTTTCGCCCTGGGCTATTGGTTCACTTAA